In Francisella salimarina, the following proteins share a genomic window:
- the hemF gene encoding oxygen-dependent coproporphyrinogen oxidase translates to MQEKITQFENFLTQLQQKITSTLEQSETSSAKFISDKWQKPNTPEQKLKGYGNSMIIEGGEIFEKGVVAFSRVHGDALPPSATAKRQELAGKSFIATGVSLVIHPRNPFVPTSHANFRIFVAGADTNNPIWWFGGGFDLTPYYPFEEDAIYWHQTAKNVCDKHDASYYPSFKKWCDEYFYIKHRDECRGVGGLFFDDLNDKSFDECFKFVTDCANSYLDAYIPIVEKRKNIEYSQKHKDFQLYRRGRYVEFNLVFDRGTIFGLQSGGRTESILSSMPPMATWKYNWQPEPGSEEEKVYEYIKPRDWIK, encoded by the coding sequence ATGCAAGAAAAAATCACACAATTTGAGAACTTTTTAACTCAACTACAACAAAAAATCACATCTACTCTTGAGCAATCTGAAACTAGCTCGGCTAAATTTATTAGTGACAAATGGCAAAAGCCAAATACTCCTGAACAAAAACTCAAAGGCTATGGTAACTCTATGATTATAGAGGGTGGCGAAATCTTTGAAAAAGGCGTCGTTGCATTTTCTAGAGTACACGGAGATGCTTTACCACCATCAGCTACCGCAAAAAGACAAGAACTTGCTGGTAAATCATTTATTGCTACTGGTGTTTCATTAGTTATTCACCCTCGTAATCCTTTTGTACCAACATCTCATGCTAACTTTAGAATCTTTGTTGCTGGTGCAGATACAAATAATCCTATATGGTGGTTTGGTGGTGGTTTTGATTTAACCCCTTACTACCCTTTTGAGGAAGATGCTATTTACTGGCACCAGACTGCAAAAAATGTTTGCGATAAACATGACGCTAGCTACTATCCTAGTTTCAAAAAATGGTGTGATGAATACTTTTATATCAAACATCGTGATGAATGTAGAGGCGTTGGAGGTTTGTTTTTTGATGATTTAAATGATAAATCTTTTGATGAATGTTTTAAATTTGTGACTGATTGTGCAAATTCATACTTAGATGCTTATATACCAATAGTAGAAAAAAGAAAAAATATCGAATATTCACAAAAGCATAAAGATTTTCAACTTTACCGTCGTGGTAGATATGTCGAATTTAATCTAGTCTTCGACAGAGGTACAATATTTGGCCTTCAAAGTGGTGGACGCACAGAATCAATACTATCATCAATGCCACCTATGGCTACTTGGAAGTATAACTGGCAACCTGAGCCTGGTTCTGAAGAAGAAAAAGTATATGAATATATAAAGCCAAGAGATTGGATTAAATAG
- the trhO gene encoding oxygen-dependent tRNA uridine(34) hydroxylase TrhO: MSQIVVCAMYKFVTLEDYEAMRQPLLDTMIKNNIKGTLLLANEGINGTVAGPREGVNVLLAYLKSDSRLADIDYKESYHQEMPFYRSKVKLKKEIVTLGIEEIDPNKVCGKYVEPKDWNALISDPETILVDTRNDYEIEIGTFKNAINPNTETFREFPEYVDKNLDPKKHKKVAMFCTGGIRCEKSTALMKAKGFDEVYHLQGGILKYLEEVPKEESMWEGECFVFDSRVAVNHDLEKGNYDQCFACRMPITEEDKKRPEYVKGISCHHCYDKVTEEQKARFAEREKQSQLAAERGFSHVGDDAKKLAKLNKQQKQQAKEMARKKAKSKI; this comes from the coding sequence ATGTCACAAATAGTTGTTTGCGCAATGTACAAATTTGTAACGCTTGAAGATTATGAAGCTATGCGCCAGCCTCTGCTTGATACTATGATAAAAAACAATATCAAAGGTACACTACTTCTTGCTAATGAAGGTATTAATGGGACAGTAGCAGGACCTCGTGAAGGTGTAAATGTGTTATTAGCATATCTAAAATCTGATTCTAGATTAGCTGATATTGACTACAAAGAGTCTTATCATCAAGAAATGCCTTTCTATCGTTCAAAAGTAAAACTTAAAAAAGAGATTGTAACTCTTGGTATCGAAGAAATTGATCCAAATAAAGTCTGCGGAAAGTATGTAGAGCCTAAAGATTGGAATGCTCTTATATCTGATCCAGAGACTATACTTGTAGATACTCGTAATGATTATGAGATCGAAATAGGTACATTCAAAAATGCTATCAATCCAAATACAGAGACTTTTAGAGAATTTCCAGAATATGTCGATAAAAACCTAGATCCTAAAAAGCACAAAAAAGTAGCTATGTTTTGTACTGGCGGTATTAGATGTGAGAAATCTACAGCTTTAATGAAAGCTAAAGGTTTTGATGAGGTTTATCACTTACAAGGTGGTATCTTAAAATATCTAGAGGAAGTACCTAAAGAGGAATCCATGTGGGAAGGTGAATGTTTTGTATTTGACTCAAGAGTGGCTGTAAATCATGATCTTGAGAAAGGTAACTATGATCAATGTTTTGCTTGTCGTATGCCTATAACCGAAGAAGACAAAAAACGCCCAGAATATGTTAAGGGTATAAGTTGTCATCACTGCTACGATAAAGTTACAGAAGAGCAAAAAGCACGCTTTGCAGAACGTGAAAAACAATCTCAACTAGCTGCTGAAAGAGGATTTTCACATGTTGGTGATGATGCCAAAAAATTAGCAAAATTGAACAAACAACAAAAACAACAAGCAAAAGAAATGGCTCGTAAAAAAGCAAAAAGTAAAATTTAA
- a CDS encoding recombination-associated protein RdgC: MFFKNLTAFKVTDINIDIFEDSMNKLAFIPCSNSQKSSRGFTNPFIKDEQCLFKFNHLAAFCLLTEEKILPAQVINQQAQEYIQELELTRYVSKKEKTQIKEDMEQKLLPLAFSKFRKIHGYLDLTNNYLIIDSVSEKQITEVLDLLHRCEARFEPVIKEETDILTEWLVEDTYPVDIEIAEKCKLTSAIGDSIANISCQGSSMLNDNIKSFIDSGGYITELAITWKEQLAMTANTKLQFKSIKFLDGIKDLNKEDNVGHEVDLLLMADIFAELIAAMQSWVKEDESL, encoded by the coding sequence ATGTTTTTTAAAAATCTTACAGCATTCAAAGTCACTGATATTAATATAGATATTTTTGAAGATTCGATGAATAAACTCGCATTTATTCCTTGTAGTAATTCTCAGAAATCTTCGAGAGGCTTTACAAACCCATTTATAAAAGATGAACAATGCCTTTTTAAGTTTAATCATTTAGCTGCATTTTGTTTGCTTACTGAAGAAAAAATTCTTCCTGCTCAAGTTATCAACCAACAAGCACAAGAGTATATTCAAGAGTTAGAGCTCACTAGATATGTAAGCAAAAAAGAAAAAACACAAATAAAAGAGGATATGGAGCAAAAGCTACTACCTCTAGCATTTAGTAAGTTTAGAAAGATTCACGGCTATTTGGATCTGACTAATAACTATCTAATAATTGATAGTGTTTCAGAAAAACAAATTACAGAAGTTTTAGATCTATTGCATAGATGTGAAGCAAGGTTTGAGCCTGTCATTAAAGAAGAAACAGATATTCTAACAGAATGGCTTGTCGAAGATACTTATCCAGTAGATATTGAAATAGCAGAAAAATGTAAGCTCACAAGTGCTATAGGAGATAGTATTGCAAATATCTCATGTCAAGGTAGCTCGATGTTGAATGATAATATCAAATCATTTATTGATAGTGGAGGGTACATTACGGAGCTAGCTATAACTTGGAAAGAGCAGCTTGCTATGACAGCAAATACTAAGTTACAGTTTAAAAGTATCAAATTCTTAGATGGTATAAAAGATCTAAATAAAGAAGATAATGTTGGTCATGAAGTTGATTTATTGCTGATGGCAGATATTTTTGCTGAGCTTATTGCAGCTATGCAAAGTTGGGTCAAAGAAGATGAGAGTTTGTAA